The following proteins are encoded in a genomic region of Hoeflea phototrophica DFL-43:
- a CDS encoding branched-chain amino acid aminotransferase, protein MASVPFDQLDGEIWYNGEFVPWQDAKMHVLSHGLHYASAVFEGERAYGGEIFKLTEHTERLHTSGEILGFKIPFSVAEIDQACIELLARQGLEDAYVRPIAWRGSEMMGVSAQKNRINLAIAIWQWPSYFDPEQRMKGIRLDMAEYRRPDPMTAPSRSKAAGLYMICTLSKHRAEERGYADALMLDWRGRVAEATGANIFFVKDGKIHTPTPDCFLDGITRRTVIALAKQRGYEVIERAILPEELEGFEQCFLTGTAAEVTPVSEIGPYTFTVGEITQNLVNDYMAEVQPKRAAAE, encoded by the coding sequence ATGGCGTCCGTGCCTTTTGACCAGCTTGACGGCGAAATCTGGTACAATGGTGAATTCGTTCCGTGGCAAGATGCGAAGATGCATGTGCTCAGCCATGGTTTGCATTATGCCAGTGCCGTGTTTGAAGGCGAACGCGCCTATGGCGGCGAAATCTTCAAGCTGACCGAGCATACCGAGCGACTTCACACATCCGGCGAGATCCTCGGCTTCAAGATCCCCTTCAGCGTTGCCGAGATCGATCAGGCCTGCATCGAGCTTCTGGCGCGGCAGGGGCTCGAGGATGCCTATGTGCGCCCGATTGCCTGGCGCGGTTCGGAGATGATGGGCGTTTCGGCCCAGAAGAACCGGATCAATCTGGCCATCGCGATCTGGCAATGGCCAAGCTATTTCGATCCCGAACAGCGTATGAAGGGGATCAGGCTGGATATGGCCGAATACCGCCGTCCTGATCCGATGACGGCACCGTCGCGCTCCAAGGCTGCGGGCCTTTACATGATCTGCACCCTGTCCAAGCATCGCGCGGAAGAACGCGGCTATGCCGATGCGCTGATGCTGGATTGGCGCGGCCGGGTGGCTGAAGCCACCGGCGCCAACATCTTCTTCGTCAAGGACGGCAAGATCCACACACCGACGCCTGACTGTTTCCTTGACGGCATCACCCGCCGTACCGTGATCGCTCTTGCAAAGCAGCGCGGTTACGAGGTGATCGAGCGGGCAATCCTGCCCGAGGAACTCGAAGGCTTCGAGCAATGTTTTCTCACCGGGACCGCTGCGGAAGTGACGCCGGTGTCTGAGATCGGCCCTTACACATTCACCGTTGGCGAGATTACCCAGAACCTGGTCAATGACTATATGGCCGAGGTTCAGCCCAAGCGCGCTGCGGCGGAATAG
- a CDS encoding BA14K family protein gives MKSTAKTLSITLLAAATAFTPLVSVAHAGGDSDAWQRETNGSYKHRSWKHHNYRGHGKQRHVYRGHSNKDAVTLGIIGLGVGAIIGGAIANSHNSPRVIHRPAPNVRHYGQPRVVNGGGSFEPWTQSWFRYCSNKYRSFNASTGTYRGYDGRDHFCVVR, from the coding sequence ATGAAAAGCACTGCTAAAACACTGAGCATCACCCTGCTCGCAGCTGCCACCGCCTTCACACCACTCGTTTCGGTAGCCCATGCGGGCGGCGACAGCGATGCCTGGCAGCGTGAAACGAACGGCAGCTACAAACACAGAAGCTGGAAGCACCACAACTATCGTGGTCATGGCAAACAGCGCCATGTCTACCGTGGTCACAGCAACAAGGACGCTGTCACACTTGGCATCATCGGGCTCGGCGTTGGCGCTATTATCGGCGGCGCGATTGCCAACAGCCACAACAGTCCCCGGGTGATCCACCGCCCTGCCCCCAATGTGCGTCACTACGGCCAGCCCCGGGTTGTCAATGGCGGTGGCAGCTTCGAGCCGTGGACCCAGTCCTGGTTCCGTTACTGCTCCAACAAGTACCGGTCCTTCAACGCTTCGACCGGCACATACCGCGGTTATGACGGACGCGATCACTTCTGCGTCGTGCGCTAA
- a CDS encoding MBL fold metallo-hydrolase, whose translation MGNLRAGIIPVTPFQQNCTVLFDEDTKSGVVIDPGGDVDVILQTISENGLTIEAIWLTHGHIDHAGGADELCETLGVKIIGPHKDDVPLLSGLEDQARMFGLDMEVRNVTPDQWLEDGEKVSFGAHEFEVYHTPGHAPGHVIYFNRAQGFAHLGDVLFAGSIGRTDLPGGDHQTLINSIRDKVLPLGDEIGFICGHGPGGKIGDERRTNPFLKDI comes from the coding sequence ATGGGCAATTTGCGCGCGGGAATCATTCCCGTCACCCCATTCCAGCAGAATTGTACGGTGCTGTTTGATGAGGACACCAAATCCGGCGTGGTGATTGATCCGGGCGGTGACGTTGACGTGATCCTGCAAACGATCAGCGAGAACGGCCTGACCATCGAGGCGATCTGGCTTACCCATGGGCACATCGATCATGCCGGCGGTGCCGACGAATTGTGCGAGACGCTTGGCGTGAAGATCATCGGTCCGCACAAAGACGATGTCCCCCTGCTTTCCGGGCTCGAAGACCAGGCCAGGATGTTCGGGCTCGATATGGAGGTGCGCAATGTCACGCCGGACCAATGGCTTGAGGACGGGGAAAAGGTGTCATTCGGTGCCCACGAATTCGAGGTCTATCACACGCCGGGGCACGCGCCGGGCCATGTGATCTATTTCAACCGCGCACAGGGTTTTGCGCATCTGGGTGACGTGCTGTTTGCGGGCTCGATCGGGCGCACCGATTTGCCGGGCGGCGATCACCAGACCCTGATCAACTCGATCCGCGACAAAGTGCTGCCGCTGGGCGATGAGATCGGTTTCATTTGCGGCCACGGGCCCGGCGGCAAGATCGGCGATGAGCGGCGCACCAATCCTTTCCTGAAGGACATCTGA
- the hppD gene encoding 4-hydroxyphenylpyruvate dioxygenase: protein MGPFPHDAPRAEISADNPAGTNGFEFVEFAHPEPEKLEELFARMGYSPVARHREKAITIWRQGDINYILNAEKGSFADRFVEIHGPCAPSMAWRVADAKQALAHAVSKGAEEYTGDDKTLDVPAIVGIGGSLLYFVDTWGDSGSAYDADFEWLGERDPKPKGAGYYYLDHLTHNVIRGNMDKWWDFYRDLFNFKQIHFFDIEGKLTGLVSRAITSPCGRIRIPLNESTDDKSQIEEYLRKYNGEGIQHIAVGTDDIYSATDWIADKGVKFMPGPPDTYYDLSKTRVHDHDEPIERMKKHGILIDGEGVIEGGITKILLQVFSKTVIGPIFFEFIQRKGDEGFGEGNFRALFESIEEDQIRRGVFTDAAE, encoded by the coding sequence ATGGGTCCGTTCCCGCACGATGCACCGCGCGCAGAAATCTCGGCCGACAACCCGGCCGGCACCAACGGTTTCGAATTTGTCGAGTTCGCCCATCCCGAGCCCGAGAAGCTCGAAGAGTTGTTTGCCCGCATGGGCTATTCCCCGGTCGCCCGCCACCGTGAGAAGGCCATCACCATCTGGCGCCAGGGTGACATCAACTACATCCTAAATGCCGAAAAAGGCTCCTTCGCAGACCGGTTTGTCGAGATCCATGGCCCCTGCGCGCCATCAATGGCCTGGCGCGTCGCCGACGCCAAACAGGCACTTGCCCACGCCGTCTCGAAGGGGGCTGAGGAATACACCGGCGACGACAAGACGCTCGATGTGCCGGCCATCGTCGGCATTGGCGGCTCGCTGCTCTATTTCGTCGACACCTGGGGCGACTCCGGCTCTGCCTATGACGCAGACTTCGAATGGCTCGGCGAACGCGACCCGAAGCCCAAAGGCGCAGGCTACTATTATCTCGACCACCTGACCCACAATGTGATCCGCGGCAACATGGACAAGTGGTGGGATTTCTACCGTGACCTGTTCAATTTCAAGCAGATCCACTTTTTCGACATCGAGGGCAAGCTAACCGGGCTGGTGTCACGCGCCATCACCTCGCCCTGCGGCCGCATCCGCATCCCGCTCAATGAATCCACCGATGACAAGAGCCAGATCGAGGAATATCTGCGCAAATACAATGGCGAGGGAATCCAGCACATCGCCGTGGGCACAGACGACATCTATTCCGCCACCGACTGGATCGCCGACAAGGGCGTGAAATTCATGCCCGGCCCGCCCGACACCTATTACGATCTTTCCAAGACCCGTGTGCATGACCATGACGAGCCCATCGAGCGGATGAAGAAGCACGGCATCCTGATCGATGGCGAAGGCGTGATCGAAGGCGGCATCACCAAGATTCTGCTGCAGGTGTTCTCCAAGACAGTGATCGGGCCGATCTTTTTCGAGTTCATCCAGCGCAAGGGTGACGAGGGCTTTGGCGAAGGCAACTTCCGCGCCCTGTTCGAATCCATCGAGGAAGACCAGATCCGCCGCGGCGTGTTCACCGACGCCGCCGAATAG
- a CDS encoding Lrp/AsnC family transcriptional regulator yields MENYVHLDEFDRKMLRLLQRDGRLTNNELAHEINLSASQCSRRRSRLEDEGFIKGYRADLDRDKLGVGIVNLITVTLATHNRDNAQRFARLIDSLPEVLEAYSLTGEMDYILKVVTPDLRSLSAFVSDVLLPHESVQHVKTAIVLDTLKEGGGLPV; encoded by the coding sequence ATGGAGAATTATGTGCATCTGGATGAGTTTGACCGGAAAATGCTCAGGCTGTTGCAGCGGGATGGCCGGCTGACCAACAACGAGCTTGCCCATGAGATCAATCTTTCGGCCTCGCAATGCTCGCGGCGGCGCAGCCGGCTTGAGGATGAGGGCTTCATCAAGGGGTACCGTGCCGATCTCGACCGGGACAAGCTCGGCGTTGGCATTGTCAATCTGATCACGGTGACGCTGGCGACGCACAACCGCGACAATGCGCAGCGCTTCGCGCGGCTGATCGACAGCCTGCCCGAGGTGCTGGAGGCCTATTCGCTGACGGGCGAAATGGACTATATCCTGAAGGTGGTGACGCCGGACCTGCGCAGCCTGTCGGCCTTCGTCAGCGATGTGCTGTTGCCTCATGAATCGGTCCAGCACGTCAAGACGGCGATTGTGCTCGATACGCTCAAGGAGGGCGGCGGCCTGCCTGTCTGA